In the genome of Megalops cyprinoides isolate fMegCyp1 chromosome 7, fMegCyp1.pri, whole genome shotgun sequence, one region contains:
- the LOC118780089 gene encoding type-1 angiotensin II receptor-associated protein-like, translating into MEIPAVNLKAIVLVHWLLTTWAYMAWLPSSYAWGNFSMLAVGVWAVAQRDSLDAVLMFLIGMAVTVLTDIVHFGIYYPLAEGLPDRNRDTFRFSVGMAILSLLLKPVSCFFLYQMYRQRGGEYNVNFGFPSITRDRDSYESIDQPDQSTSSETP; encoded by the exons ATGGAAATCCCAGCCGTTAATCTCAAG GCCATAGTTCTGGTACATTGGCTTCTGACCACCTG GGCATACATGGCCTGGCTGCCCTCCTCCTATGCGTGGGGAAACTTCAGTATGCTGGCTGTGGGAGTGTGGGCTGTTGCCCAGAGAGACTCTCTTGATGCTGTGTTAATG TTTCTCATTGGGATGGCCGTGACCGTTTTGACGGACATCGTGCATTTTGGGATTTACTATCCCCTGGCGGAGGGCCTTCCAGACAGGAATCGGGACACCTTCCGCTTCAGCGTGGGCATGGCCATCCTCAGCCTGCTGCTCAAACCCGTCTCCTGCTTCTTCCTGTATCAGATGTACCGCCAGAGGGGCGGAGAATACAACGTCAATTTTG GATTCCCTAGCATAACAAGGGACAGGGACTCCTACGAATCCATCGATCAGCCAGACCAGTCCACCTCTTCAGAAACTCCCTGA